The genomic interval GCGATCACCGCAAAGACAGTCGCCAACACGGCAACGATCACGCCACTCCAGCGATGCCAGAAGACTTCACTGTCAAAGTCCACCTTGGTCCACGAACCGTAGCCCTGTTCGGTGGCGAACGACAGACCCATCAATGTTGCGCCGATTGCGGCCGGAGCCCCCAACAACAAACAGGCCAACGGTATCTGAGTGCCCAGCGTCGGCCACTTGAGCCCCACGATGACGAACAGACCGCCGAGGGACAGCAAAGCAATCGGGAAGTGGACCGCTGCGGGGTGAAAGTATCCCTGAAATCCCCAAAGCCGTCCGACCACCGACCTCGCAACTTCGGGCTTTGGCTCCACTACCGCCTCATGCCCCTCCACTCCCGGCTCTCCGACGATCACACCCTCCGGCCAATTCGCGCCTTCGGCGATCCACAGGTGAACCAAAGACAGCTCAGCAGCAGAAAGCGGTCCTCCCTTGGATGGCGGCGGCATCATCAAATCAGGATCATCCGTCGTCATGTATTCGACAAACATCGCGCTCGACTCCACGTCGCCTGGCTCGACATACGCCATGACCGTGTCCAGTTCATCGATGCGAAAATCGCTCTTGGCTTCTTTGGGGCCGTGACATTCAAGGCAATGTTTTTGAAATATCGGCACGATGTCACGCTCAAAGTTCACCATTCGTCCGTCCGGATCTCGCGGAGATCGGACTTCTTGGGCGGAAACGAGGGCAACGAAGGACAAGAACAGAGTCATCGCCATCACGGCGGGCAGGAGGACGCGATGGAAGGCCAGAAGGTGGGATCGTGTGTACATCGGTGGGCCAAGGGGGGGAGAGTGATTTGCTCAACACGCTTGCACCCATTGTCGGTGACATCCTCATTCGTTTCCAGTGCCGATGGATAGCGAACCGCCAGGAATGTACGTCAGCCTGGAAAGGCTGACGTACGCGCGGGCCCCCTCGCCCGGATGATTCATCAGCCGGCACGCGATAGCGTCCGGTTCCCGATTCCAGGCGTGAGAACCGGACGCTATCGCGTGCCGGCTGATAGGCGCAGCCTGTTTTCGTGCCAATCCGCGCAAGCCGTTTCATGCAAACGCATTGCGAAGACTGTAGTGAGCCAGCGCGAATGATCCGCGCCTAGTGGGTCGCTAGGCCGGCAAATGCGCCCGACATGCCCAGACTTTGGATCTCGTTGCGAACGTCGGCCTTGGTGGGCGATTCCAGCGTTTCAACGACTTCGTCGGCGAGCAGTTGAGCGAATGTGGCTTTGGATTGCTGCAGCAGCCGATTCACGGTTGAGGCATCGACTTGGATCAAGGCTGTCTTGTTGGCTTGCACAACCAACTCGTCGATATTCGCCTTGGGATTCTTAGTCGACGCCCACAGAATGGAATAAAGCGGCGTTTCTGGATCTTTGTGCTCCGCACGTTCCAGAGCACGCCACGAACGCTCCAACAAGCAATCTCGCCAATAACGAACCCAGTTGGGCGATTCCAATTTCAGTTCGTCCAGGGTCACGGCTGTTCGTTGCTGCTCGGGGATTTCCTTGAGCCGCGCCTTGGCCGATGAGCGAATGCCGCGAACCAGGAAATCCCTGAGTCGCCCTTTTCGGTGATCGCCAAAACCAGCGGCCACCAAATGTGCCAGCAGCAAACGGAGCGCCTCGTCGGCTTCCTTGGTCGAACCCATGACCTCCACCAATTGACGCCGCATCGGCGATAGATAGCGAAGCACGAACCCGGCTGCACTGTCCGCCTCAGTCCACGACTGTGACGAGCGCACCAGATTGATCGACGAAGGACTAGACCCGGCAGATGAGATCGAATTGGCCATAACGGGATTATAGCAAAACAAAGCGACAGTGCGACCCAGCGAGGGTGACCAGATCCACCTAAATCGTCCCAGCCGAGCCGCGAAATCGCTGTGCCCCTCCGCGTCGGCGCGCCGACACCCTCCGCGTCAAAGTTCAACCGATCGACAAAACCGGCCAAATCTCAAATGATGGTCTTCCTGGGACCCTCGAATCCCCTCGCCTTTACCGCTTCTCTCCCACCGAGATCTCCTATCGTGCCACGTACCCCGATCACCGAACTCACCGATGGACTTGCCGTCTCGCAATCCTTTCGCACCGCAGACAAACAGTTGCGAGTCAATCGACAAGGTGGCAAATACATTCTGTTGAAACTGGCCGATCGCTCTGGCACCTTGGTCGCCATGCTGTGGAACGCCGACGAGCGTGTCTTTGACAGTTTTGACCGTGGGGACTACGTCCACTGCGAAGGCCGAACACAGGTACATAACGGTGCCCTTCAAATCATTCTGACCAGCATCGAGCGGATGGACCCGTCCGAAATTGATACAGCAGACTTCGATCGTTTCGACGCCGACCAAGCAGATCAGTTGGATAAACGACTACGTGAGATCTTTGGGCAACTGAAAAACGTCCACTTGCGTCGGCTCGCTGACGTCTACTTGGCCGACGAAGTATTCATGACCGATCTGCGTTGCGCCGCCGCAGCGGTCACGAATCACCACGCCTACCCGGGCGGACTGCTTCGACACACCATCGACCTGATGGAGCTGTGTTTGTTGATTTCGCCCCAGTACCCTCAACTCGACGGCGAGCTATTGGTGTTCGGCGCCTTCCTACACGATTTGGGCAAGACGCTGGAACTGTCCTCGCGCGGCGAAATAAGCTACACCGACCGTGGACAGTTGGTCGGACACATCGTGATCGGCATCCAAATGCTGGGTGAGAAAATCACCGCTTGCGAAAAAAACCACGGCGAGTCCTTTCCAGAAGGCTTGCGGCGGCAACTGGAACATCTGATCGTCAGCCACCACGGTCAATTGGAGTTCGGCAGCCCCAAGCTACCGGTCACACTGGAAGCCGTCGCGTTGCACCACATCGACAACTTGGACGCCAAACTATCCTCCTACACCACCGTGATCGAGTCCGACGTTGCCGCCGATGGCAATTGGACCAACTACACGCCCTCGATTGGACGCAAACTTTGGAAGAAACGTGACTGAGACGAACTCAAACAACTCGCATCAGCCCGCAGTGGTCCTGCTGTCCGGGGGACTGGACAGCGTCACCTGCCTGGCCATCGCACAGTCGATGGGATTCCATGTCCATACGATCAGCTTTCGCTATGGCCAACGCCATCAATACGAACTGCAGCGCGCGGAGTATTTGGCAAAGTCCTACGCAGTGGCGTCGCATCGAGTCGTCGACATCAACTTGGCTCAGTTCGGCGGCTCGGCGCTGACCGATGACACCATCGCGGTTCCTAAATCAGAATCCGCCGATGACATGGGCAGCGACATCCCGGTGACCTATGTTCCGGCACGCAATACCGTGTTTCTGTCGTTGGCATTGGCATTGGCCGAGACGCTCAACGCCTCCGACATCTTCATCGGCGTCAATGCATTGGACTACAGCGGCTATCCGGACTGTCGTGGTGAGTACATCGCGGCGTTTGAGACGATGGCCAACTTGGCGACCAAGCGATGCACGGCAGGAGAACAACGCTTGACGATCCACACTCCCCTGATCGATTTGACCAAAGCTCAAATCATCGCCCGAGGAATGCAACTGGGCGTCGACTACTCCATCACTCTCTCTTGCTACGATCCCTTGCCTGGTGATCGCAACGACCTGCACGGCAAACCGTGCGGCCATTGCGACGCATGCCTGCTGAGAAACAAAGGATTCACCGAAAACGGGATGACAGATCCGTCGCTTTGAGGCGGATGATTCATCAGCCGCAGCGAGATAGAGAGCGTCCCGGTTCTCGAATATAGGTGTAAGAGCCGCACGCTATCGACGTGGAACGTCGAGCGAATGTCGCTCGATCTTCCAGATCGATAGCGTGCGCCGCCATACGTTCGACCAACACCCAAAAATTACGAACGTAGCAATGCGTGAACACGAAAAGCAGTGGCCGAGCGGATGATCCCGCACGCTATCGACGTTGAGCGACGATCACTGCGTCAGGGCGGCTCGAAGATCCTTGAGGAATTTGGAACCGCCGCCGACGAAGACGTGGGTGACGTTTCCTTCGGGGTCGATGATTACCGTTTGCGGAATGGCACGGGCATCGTAGAAACGCCCGGTCTCGCCATCGACATCCATCACGACCAACGCATTGGCCAACCCCATTCGCTCGACCGCCAGCTTGGCCCGCTCGACGGAATCCTGCAGATTGACGGCGACCAGCATCAGGTCCTCTCGCTCAAGTGATTCCACCAGCTTCTCGACTTCGGGCATCGTTTGAATGCACGGTCCACACCAACTGGCCCAGAAATCCAGGATCACCCATTTGCCTTGATGATCGGCCAAGTTGAATGGCTCGCCATCGATCGTGTTCAATCGGATGTCCGGCGCGGGCTTGCCCACCAACGGTCCTATTTTGCCAGCGTTGGCATCGCCTGCGCTGGTGTCTTCTTCGTAAATGCGAGGCAACTTGGCCAACGAAAGCTTCCAACTCTCGTCGCGACGTTCTTGCGCTCGCGAACCCACGTCACTGCCAAACATCAGGAGCGTCAAATCGGAAATCGCGACCGAGCATTCTCCCAACAGTTCACTTTCACCCGACAACGTTTCCGCATCACAAGCAGTGGGGCGAAACGTCACGCCACGTCCAGATGGCCGGATCGCGTGAACGAGCATTTCCGTCTCGGGCGGATCAGCCGCTGGTTGTTCAGGTGCGTCATCACCCTCCGCGGACCCATCACCCTCACCGGCATCTTTCTTGTCCAACCAAGGTCGCTCATGCAGCCAAATGATGCGTGATACGTTTTCAATGGGGATCGAACGCAGTTGCAAACGGACTTCGACGTTCACGTTTTTCTCATCCAACGAGACCAACCGACATCGCAGAAAGTCCCCGGTGGGTGAAACCAATAAGTGTGTCGGTGGGTCGTCTCGCATTTGACGAGGCACGGTCATCAACCGCTGCATCTTTTCTTCGTCCACCGGGGTGTTTTTGCTCGGCGGCGATAACAATACCGAATGAATCTTGTCATGGGGCACAAACGAAGTGGCCGTGGACTGACTGGCCAGTTTCATACCTTCGGCATCGATTCGCGTGACCGCACCACGAATCGAGTCGCCCGACATGAAAACCATCTCGGCCGTCTCTGGCAGCCCGTCCACATTGGGCTTGTGCGGCAAAACGGACGCCGGTGAAGGTCGAGACGCAGGAGCTCCGCCGAAAATGCCACCGAGCAATTGCCCAATCCCACCGCCCTGCCCTGCCCCATTGCCTGGGCCGGGGTTGGCAGCAACCGGAGCCTGGACACGTCGACCCGACGACGTGAACGCGATCTCACCTCTCGCATCGGATGTCAATGCAACGGCCGACTCACTCGCCCAGGGTCGCCAGACCAAGACCGTTGGTCCATCGACATCGCCCGCATCCACCAGAGAACCAGATAACTGCACGCCATCAGCGGTCAATTGCCCTCGCGTCGTCGGCACATCGGAATCTTCTTTCGCGGTGTAGCGATTTTCGGAACCAGTGATCGACACCACCCCGACCGCGTCATAAGAGAGACCAAGTGACTCGCTACCGCGAACACTTTGACATCGCATACGAAATCGCTGCTGATCATCGGCGGCGTCCATGAAACCGACCAATCGTGACCCACCGGCAAGTTGAACCTCGACCATTTGAGCGGCATCCCGCTGGGCAAAGTCTTCTCGCTCGGCTGCATCTTTTGCGGTTTCCAGTTCCGCCTCGGATTTCGTAGACGAATCTTTCTCTTTGTCAGTATTCTCTGACTCAGTGTTCTCTGACTCAGTATTCTCTGACTCAGTGTTCTCTGACTCAGTGTTCTCAGGATTCTCTTGCTCCGACTCATCAGTCTCCTCTGTCGCCGAATCCGACGCTGATTGGTCAGGCTGCGGTCGGGCGAGAATCGATCGTTGCAGTTTATCGATCGACAACGAATCTGATTCGCCATCGAGATGAACCAACGTCAATTCGCCCGAACTGGGGTCAAAACCGGTGATCGACCCTTGGATCATGGCACCATCGCGAGCCAGGACATAGCTTTCAGGAAAATCCATCGACTCGGGCAGATGACCATCCCACGCAAAGACATCGAACTGGTCCAGCGAAATCTGCTTTCCAAAGTTCTCCAGCAGGACGTAGGGATTCTCTGAACCGGGCGTGCCGGGCACGACGATCTTTTCCAACATGCGTCCTCGCTTGGAATAGATCGCAACCACGCCCTCCACCTGATCAATGTAAAAAGTCAACTCGAATCGATCGGCTGAATCCTCCAGCGGCAGCACTGCAATGTCAGCCAAGTTTCCGACTTCGCGGACGGTGGCCAAGTGCGCGTCCCACATTTCGATTCGCGTGCCATAATTGCGTCGATCCTGCGCTGCGGGCAAATTCACGCGGCGCACCACCCCATTTTCCACTTGCACGTTCTCACGATTCTTTGGCTTCTCGCAACCGATGGCCAAGACGAAGTCCGGGTTCTCGTTCCATGACATGGCGAGGGACAAACGAAACCGCACGGGCAACCCAACGTCACTTGCCAAACGTGCTCCCTTGACACTGGTCGTCAGCGATCCCGAGACGTAGTCCCAAGACTTATCGGTGGACAACACACTCCACTGATCGACTGACTTGGGACCGGCATAAAGACGTTGGCCGACAATCTCGTTGGACTCAATGCTTCTCAAGTCCTCGCGACGAATTTGAACCAATCCACAGTCCGGTGAATCGACACTGACCCACTGCTCACCCCACTGTTGCAGCGTTCCCGATATCCGCGTTCCAGATTCCAGCAAAAAGGAATGCCCTTTTTGCGGCGCCGGCGGCGCAGCGCTGCCGGAAACATTCCTCAATGCCTGGATATCGAATTCCAGCGGGCCGCTGAATTGTGGGTTGCTCCAGCGAATCCGATTGTCCGTCGGACTGGAAACCGGCTGCCCGAGAACGAACCCTCCGTCCTTGAGCGACAGACGCAGCGCACCATTGTCTGACGCAGCATCCTCCGCGGCGCGGCTGACGGCCGCAGGACAAAACAATGCCACACACAACGCCAAGCAAGTCCGTCGGAATATCAGAATGTTTTTCAATTGAATCATCGTTCGTAGATCGGCAAGAATCGGTAGTTGAGTGCCAACGCCAACAGTCCCATCGATGTGCTATTGGCGGGCCCCAAATCGCCTTGAAAACTGCCATCTTCTTTCTGGGCGGATTTTAGTTTTCGGACCAGCGAGCGATTCCATTTCTCCCACGCATCGATGTCGGCTTGGAACAACGCCTGAGCCTGGTAATAGCGGGAGTACTCGGGCCAAGAAGACGACTCGGACAAATTATTGATCAAATAACTCTTCGTGGCTTCGTACTGTTTCAAGTCTTTGCGGCCGGCGATGGAGTAGACCAAACAGGCGATGCTGCTGCGTGCAATCGATTCACCGAAACCACCCAAACCGCCTGAGTAGCCGACGATGCCATTGCCGCCGGTCATGCTGGTGAAGTACTTGATCGCGCGATCGACGTTTTCGTCCGGCACTTCGATCCCGGCGTTGCGTGCCGCCAACAAGCCCATCAGTACGGCACCGCTGACCGATGTGTCGGCGTCTCGAGTTCGAGGCGAATAACGCCATGCACCAAGAGGGTTGCTTTTCTGCGAAGTCAAGGCACAGCGAACGCCCAGCTCCAATGTCTCCGCGATGCTGCGATTGACGGCATCGGACGATCCAGCCCACAAATCGGTTTCATCCACCGCGCCATAAGCTTCACTGAGCGCCAACAATGCAAAGCCGTGGTGATACATGCTCGGTCCCATGTATCCCGTGCTATCGGATTGAGTTTTGATCAAATGCTGAACGGCTTTGCGGATCGGCGTCCGATAGGGACCAAAGTTCGGATCTTCGCCCGACGCTAACAACGCCAACAGACCCAATCCGGTCGTTCCCGCACCTCGCTCTCCGGATGATGCCCAAGTCCCATCGTCGGTCTGTGTCGAAACCAGATAGGCTAAACCTCGGTCATACATTTCACGCACGTCACGTGAGACGACATCACCCTGTGGAGCGACGAACTCTTGCGCCGTTGCGGAAGGCGTCGAAAAAATCAGCAGCAATACCGCGAAGCTGAACGCAACGATCAAAGACGTCTTGGGGTTCAAGCGGGAGTCCTTGGGGGGAAGGGAATTCTGGCGAATCCCATTACGGGTGTGGGGAGAGGGGGAGGTCGTCCAGTTGGTCATGTTGCAACTCTGTTTGTTCACGGCACCACCTGCCCCAACCAGCCTTCGTATCGTAGTCGGTATTGATCGATCACTTTCATTTGCGCCGGTGTGAGAAATTTCTTTAGTTGTTGATCATGCTTGGCCGAACCGGTCAAACGGATGTAGCCTGCGTAGCCATCCATCTGTTTGTTGAGCGTGGCTGGCAATTCCACTTTTTCCAATACCGCCAGCAATTGGTCGCGTTGCGATGAGGTCAGCGGCATCGAATTGCGTTCAATTTCGGCGATGTTCATCCGTGTGATGATATTCCAACGTCGAACCCTTTGTCGGACCAATTCGTCTTGATAAGCCGTCTGTTGATCCGGCGTCAGGACCGACTTGATGACCCGCTGGAACAACGACTGTTCACCGAAGATTCCCGCATTCATTCTTACTTGAATCGGCGACACGACCTGCCATGCTTCGTTGATATCGTTTGGTCCCAGCTTCATTTCATCCAACTGATGACGCACCTGATCGACTTCGCGAAAGAAGCGACGGATGTCCGATTCCGTGGCCGCCTGCAACTTGTCGGTCTGCTGCTCATCCAGCTCACCAATCTTGGCGACCAAATCGACTTGAATGCCCGACAGCATCCTCATCTGATTCTTCACATCGGTTTCCGAACGACCGTTAAAGGCAAACATCGCGATAAAATCGCGCTCGGCAGCCTGGCCGGCAAAGAAAACCTGCGCATCGGCATGACGCCAGCTTGTCAGGAACCAGCCGATCAACACCAGAAGGGCCAAGTTCGTAGCAGAACGAACAGAGCCGTACTTCATGGTTTGATCACGATCGGCGTTTCGCCGTTGTTAAAACTCTCGGATGAAAAAGAGACCTGTTGCAACCCGCCGTAGATTTTCAACTGTTCTTTATCCAGACCATCCAACAGGTGCGAGGGAATCGACGGCACATACTGGTTGCCAGAAAAATACGGCGACATCATCATGTCTCGATTTTTCAGCCACGGGATGAGTTTTGTTTTCAGTGGCTCGCGTTGCTCATCCCTGACATTGAGCTGTGTGCTCAGGCACTCGATCACCGCATCCGCAGTGGCTTCGTGCTGAAACCTTTCTGCAGCAAGTCGCTCGTCGTCCAACAGCTTTTCTTGCTCTTGGGTCAAGATACCTGTGATCGCCTCGTCGATCGTTGATCGCACAGCGGCTTCATCGACGAATGGCTGGCCACGCCCTCTGTTGATCGGACGGGGCTGTGCACCAAAAAAACGAGCAATCAAATTCGGCTGCACCACTCTGACTTCTTGTTCAGGACGCTCGACCGACTGCTTGATCTTTTCCTGCACCCACTTGTCGTCCAACTCATCGAGCTGTTTTTTCTGGACGTCATCCAGTTCACAAACTAACGACACCAACACTCGCTGGCGACGAACATAGGCCTTCAACTTGGACTCAACGGGATTGCCGTTGATGTCCAAGCCCATTTCCATATCCATGGCCATAGCCTCTTCAAATACGACGTCTACTTCGTCCATCTCGACGATGACATCTTCCTCGCCCACTTCAACCGCTTGCAACACCTCGCCATCATCGGCAAACACGGTCGCCGTACCGAAGCAAATGCAAACGGTGGCGAAGCAGAGAGCGCAGAAGACTCGGAGGGTTGAGGGGGAACTCATTTTTGACGTTCCAGTCGATTGAAATACTCATCGAGTCCGGCCCGGAATTCTTCCGGCAGTGCACGTCCTGTCTCGCCGGTTGCTTGCGTGACATCGGTCGCACGACGTTGTTCCTTTTCATTGACACCGGTGCCCAGCAAGGCCAACGCGGCATCTTGGGTGTCGCCCTGCCCTCCTCCGCCTGGACTGCTGCCTCCACCGCCGCCACCCTTGGGATTGATTCGTTTGCAACGCAGCAACAACTCGATCGCTTCGGTCTCCGCTGCGATCGCCGCGCTGCCGGTCTCGGCTGAAACCAAGATCTCTCGAGCTTCTACCATCACGCGACTGACGGCGGTCAACAAGTCGATTTCCTTGGCAAACTTCGCCGCCCCCTCGGGCAACTGCTCGATTCGCTCGATGACCTGATCGGTACGATCCCGCAACCCGTCTTGGGTTTCACTCAACCGGATCGCTTCGCTCTTGTGATCGTCCTTCTCCATCGCCTCGCGGGCCTGCTCGGTCACACGGGTTTCTTCACGCAAGTTGACTTCGCCCTCCAGGATTTGCAGTACCTCCAGAATCACCGATGGCGGCAGGGAGTCGGCTCCCTTGCATCCGGGGCACTGGCCACTGCAGGCCGGATCGACCAAGTCATCGGCCCAACGATCAAAACTGTCCGACCAAAACTCGGCTTGCGCGATCGACATGCCCTGCTCTTTAGGAATGTCTTCGCTCAAGGTCGTCAACGCGGTCAGCACTTCCGACTCGCGCATCTCGTCCAAGACCGCTTTGAACTGATTCATGCGTCGGCGTTCAAAGTAGCTTTGCATGTCGTCCATGATGTACGACACCGACTTGGTCGTGCCCAATTCGACTTCGGACAACTTGGCCAATAACTCTCGGTCGGTTTTCTCATCAGGTGATCGATCGCCAAACACCGCATCGATACGCTCACTGATGCGTTCGGCGATCTGATTCTGTTCACGCGACATCGCTTTGAGACGTTTGACCAATGTGCTGCCTTCCAAATTGGCCAACAGCGTGTTGAGTTCATCGGCGACTTTCTCAAACTCGGCGAGCAAG from Stieleria varia carries:
- a CDS encoding c-type cytochrome domain-containing protein; amino-acid sequence: MYTRSHLLAFHRVLLPAVMAMTLFLSFVALVSAQEVRSPRDPDGRMVNFERDIVPIFQKHCLECHGPKEAKSDFRIDELDTVMAYVEPGDVESSAMFVEYMTTDDPDLMMPPPSKGGPLSAAELSLVHLWIAEGANWPEGVIVGEPGVEGHEAVVEPKPEVARSVVGRLWGFQGYFHPAAVHFPIALLSLGGLFVIVGLKWPTLGTQIPLACLLLGAPAAIGATLMGLSFATEQGYGSWTKVDFDSEVFWHRWSGVIVAVLATVFAVIALMSLKKKNDGLTRVWKIGLVVLAGMIGAVGHQGGELSYGKDFYTRAFNVLTGGSSEEKVPPTEADTSEADATEADTTVDPDAVPSGDA
- a CDS encoding 3'-5' exoribonuclease YhaM family protein; translated protein: MPRTPITELTDGLAVSQSFRTADKQLRVNRQGGKYILLKLADRSGTLVAMLWNADERVFDSFDRGDYVHCEGRTQVHNGALQIILTSIERMDPSEIDTADFDRFDADQADQLDKRLREIFGQLKNVHLRRLADVYLADEVFMTDLRCAAAAVTNHHAYPGGLLRHTIDLMELCLLISPQYPQLDGELLVFGAFLHDLGKTLELSSRGEISYTDRGQLVGHIVIGIQMLGEKITACEKNHGESFPEGLRRQLEHLIVSHHGQLEFGSPKLPVTLEAVALHHIDNLDAKLSSYTTVIESDVAADGNWTNYTPSIGRKLWKKRD
- the queC gene encoding 7-cyano-7-deazaguanine synthase QueC codes for the protein MTETNSNNSHQPAVVLLSGGLDSVTCLAIAQSMGFHVHTISFRYGQRHQYELQRAEYLAKSYAVASHRVVDINLAQFGGSALTDDTIAVPKSESADDMGSDIPVTYVPARNTVFLSLALALAETLNASDIFIGVNALDYSGYPDCRGEYIAAFETMANLATKRCTAGEQRLTIHTPLIDLTKAQIIARGMQLGVDYSITLSCYDPLPGDRNDLHGKPCGHCDACLLRNKGFTENGMTDPSL
- a CDS encoding redoxin domain-containing protein; its protein translation is MIQLKNILIFRRTCLALCVALFCPAAVSRAAEDAASDNGALRLSLKDGGFVLGQPVSSPTDNRIRWSNPQFSGPLEFDIQALRNVSGSAAPPAPQKGHSFLLESGTRISGTLQQWGEQWVSVDSPDCGLVQIRREDLRSIESNEIVGQRLYAGPKSVDQWSVLSTDKSWDYVSGSLTTSVKGARLASDVGLPVRFRLSLAMSWNENPDFVLAIGCEKPKNRENVQVENGVVRRVNLPAAQDRRNYGTRIEMWDAHLATVREVGNLADIAVLPLEDSADRFELTFYIDQVEGVVAIYSKRGRMLEKIVVPGTPGSENPYVLLENFGKQISLDQFDVFAWDGHLPESMDFPESYVLARDGAMIQGSITGFDPSSGELTLVHLDGESDSLSIDKLQRSILARPQPDQSASDSATEETDESEQENPENTESENTESENTESENTESENTDKEKDSSTKSEAELETAKDAAEREDFAQRDAAQMVEVQLAGGSRLVGFMDAADDQQRFRMRCQSVRGSESLGLSYDAVGVVSITGSENRYTAKEDSDVPTTRGQLTADGVQLSGSLVDAGDVDGPTVLVWRPWASESAVALTSDARGEIAFTSSGRRVQAPVAANPGPGNGAGQGGGIGQLLGGIFGGAPASRPSPASVLPHKPNVDGLPETAEMVFMSGDSIRGAVTRIDAEGMKLASQSTATSFVPHDKIHSVLLSPPSKNTPVDEEKMQRLMTVPRQMRDDPPTHLLVSPTGDFLRCRLVSLDEKNVNVEVRLQLRSIPIENVSRIIWLHERPWLDKKDAGEGDGSAEGDDAPEQPAADPPETEMLVHAIRPSGRGVTFRPTACDAETLSGESELLGECSVAISDLTLLMFGSDVGSRAQERRDESWKLSLAKLPRIYEEDTSAGDANAGKIGPLVGKPAPDIRLNTIDGEPFNLADHQGKWVILDFWASWCGPCIQTMPEVEKLVESLEREDLMLVAVNLQDSVERAKLAVERMGLANALVVMDVDGETGRFYDARAIPQTVIIDPEGNVTHVFVGGGSKFLKDLRAALTQ
- a CDS encoding prenyltransferase/squalene oxidase repeat-containing protein, with the translated sequence MTNWTTSPSPHTRNGIRQNSLPPKDSRLNPKTSLIVAFSFAVLLLIFSTPSATAQEFVAPQGDVVSRDVREMYDRGLAYLVSTQTDDGTWASSGERGAGTTGLGLLALLASGEDPNFGPYRTPIRKAVQHLIKTQSDSTGYMGPSMYHHGFALLALSEAYGAVDETDLWAGSSDAVNRSIAETLELGVRCALTSQKSNPLGAWRYSPRTRDADTSVSGAVLMGLLAARNAGIEVPDENVDRAIKYFTSMTGGNGIVGYSGGLGGFGESIARSSIACLVYSIAGRKDLKQYEATKSYLINNLSESSSWPEYSRYYQAQALFQADIDAWEKWNRSLVRKLKSAQKEDGSFQGDLGPANSTSMGLLALALNYRFLPIYER